Part of the Elusimicrobiota bacterium genome, AACCCTAGACGATGGGCGTGAGGTGTCTCTGAAGATGAGCGACGGAAATAAAATGGAAATCCGTTCCGGTCGGGATCGCTGTTCCTTGGCCTGTTTGCCCAAGGACGATTACCCTGTTCTCCCCGAATTTAATTTAGAAAAGGCCATAGCGTTAAACCATGGTCTTGTGCGTGAAATGATTCGCAAAACAATTTTCTCCGTTTCCACAGACGAAACCCGATACGTTTTAAACGGGGTTAATTTCTTGATGGAAAACGGAAAGATCACACTGATCGCCACGGACGGGCGACGATTGGCCTTCATTCAAAGGACGTTGCCCGATAAAAAATCCGTTGTAAGGGCCATCATCCCCACAAAAGCGCTCAACGAATTGGCCCGGGTGTTGTCGGCGGAAGAAAAAGGCGCCGATGTCCTGATGGGATTCACCGAAAACCAGGTCACATTTCAATACAAAACCATCGTTATTATTTCCCGGTTGGTGGAAGGAAATTTTCCGAGTTTTGATCAGGTCATTCCGAAAAGTCACGACATTCAACTTAAAATAAAATCCCGTCAACTTCTTCAAGCGACCCAG contains:
- the dnaN gene encoding DNA polymerase III subunit beta, with protein sequence MEIHCQKEDLLKGVQLAQNAISPRSTLPVLANILFEATPEGLRLSSTDLEVGIRCHVKADVKSRGVTTVPARTIGEFLRTLDDGREVSLKMSDGNKMEIRSGRDRCSLACLPKDDYPVLPEFNLEKAIALNHGLVREMIRKTIFSVSTDETRYVLNGVNFLMENGKITLIATDGRRLAFIQRTLPDKKSVVRAIIPTKALNELARVLSAEEKGADVLMGFTENQVTFQYKTIVIISRLVEGNFPSFDQVIPKSHDIQLKIKSRQLLQATQRAAVGTMDRGGSVRFSLSTGRLQISASAQGRIEVESEIEVDYNGDPFAIAFNPTYLVDVFKSLEADEVLLELSTPLNPGVIRPVGDDNYKYVVMPMQVT